From one Luteolibacter sp. SL250 genomic stretch:
- the folE2 gene encoding GTP cyclohydrolase FolE2 has translation MSELTDTQNEIDDRLIPIDRVGIKGLRFPVEVREKDGGTQRTVATAALTVDLPAHLKGTHMSRFVEALHEHGSILDVATVEKLPRNLLDRLFAKRAHVEFQFPFFISKAAPVTGKPGLVDYEVKFTVGVDVDNGCDFILTVIVPVATLCPCSKAISERGAHNQRGTITYSVRSSAPLAIEELIRIAEESASCELYSMLKRPDEKAVTERAYDNPVFVEDVVRNVAKFSNARPEITWYRIEVENFESIHNHSAYAVIEKQVR, from the coding sequence ATGTCGGAACTGACTGACACCCAGAATGAAATCGATGACCGGTTGATCCCCATCGACCGTGTTGGAATCAAGGGCCTGCGCTTCCCGGTGGAGGTCCGGGAAAAGGATGGCGGCACCCAGCGGACCGTGGCCACCGCCGCGTTGACCGTGGACCTGCCCGCGCATCTGAAAGGCACCCACATGAGCCGCTTCGTCGAGGCGCTCCATGAACACGGCAGCATCCTGGATGTCGCCACCGTGGAAAAGCTGCCGCGCAACCTGCTGGACCGCCTGTTCGCCAAACGAGCGCACGTCGAGTTCCAGTTCCCGTTCTTCATCTCGAAGGCGGCCCCGGTCACCGGCAAGCCCGGCCTGGTGGACTACGAGGTGAAATTCACCGTCGGGGTGGACGTGGACAACGGCTGCGATTTCATCCTCACCGTCATCGTCCCGGTCGCCACGCTCTGCCCGTGCTCGAAGGCCATCAGCGAGCGCGGCGCGCACAACCAGCGCGGCACCATCACCTATTCCGTCCGGTCCTCCGCGCCGCTGGCCATCGAGGAACTCATCCGCATCGCCGAGGAATCCGCGAGCTGCGAACTCTACAGCATGCTGAAGAGGCCGGACGAAAAGGCCGTCACCGAACGTGCCTATGACAATCCCGTTTTCGTCGAGGATGTCGTGCGCAACGTCGCCAAATTTTCCAACGCCCGCCCGGAGATCACCTGGTACCGCATCGAGGTGGAGAACTTCGAGTCGATCCACAATCACAGCGCCTACGCCGTGATCGAGAAGCAGGTCCGCTGA
- the rpsR gene encoding 30S ribosomal protein S18 gives MSEPKTVQRRINFRKANRMMPRRRHDIPAAQVVATNPDLLTKFTTETGKILPRRVTGVSAKLHRKITRAIKQSRAINLLP, from the coding sequence ATGTCCGAGCCTAAGACCGTCCAACGCCGTATCAATTTCCGCAAGGCGAACCGCATGATGCCGCGTCGCCGGCATGACATCCCTGCGGCCCAAGTCGTTGCCACCAATCCGGATCTCCTCACCAAGTTCACGACCGAAACCGGCAAGATCCTGCCGCGCCGCGTGACCGGTGTTTCCGCGAAGCTTCACCGCAAGATCACCCGCGCGATCAAACAGTCCCGCGCGATCAACCTTCTTCCCTAA
- the rpmG gene encoding 50S ribosomal protein L33 gives MPRDIIILECTEAKAEGVPTSRYVTTRNKKSLRTPGRLEKVKFNHFLKRRTLHRELR, from the coding sequence ATGCCACGCGATATCATCATCCTTGAATGCACCGAAGCGAAAGCGGAAGGTGTCCCGACGTCCCGTTACGTCACCACGCGCAACAAGAAGAGTCTGCGCACTCCGGGCCGTCTGGAGAAAGTGAAGTTCAATCACTTCCTGAAGCGCCGCACCCTTCACCGCGAACTCCGCTAA